The DNA region CTGGACAACCAGCCTATATTTCAACGAATCCTCCTTCACCACGTCCACGTACACGCCCAGCGGGGTTTGGTAGCTGGGCTTCAACACGACGTACAACGCCGCGGCGGCGGCCAGCGCCAGCCCGATTACTATCCCCCGCAACAGCATGCCACTCCGCAGAATTTCCTATTTTTTCAGTTAGTCTTTGATCGTAAATCTTTTAATTTTTTGGCTAAGTCGTGTTGGGGTTTTTCGCCGTTGATCTCAATGCTTAGCGGCTATTCGTAGTGGTAGATGTGCCGCGGTTGCCCGTCTTCCCGCTTCTGTGAGCAACGGCGGCGTAGAAAAGCGCCCCCGCCGCCGCCCATACGCCTATTATCCAGAGGTATGGGTATTTTTCGAGTATTGTCAAGGCTAGCCCAACAGTCACCATGACTATGGCTAGTAGAGCTGATAGGGGGATTCCCCTGATCAGTGGTGTTTTAAATGCGCCGTATAGCGTCCCGCTTCTGGCAGCCTTCGCTAAGGCCAGCGCGACGAGCATGTAGTTGGTGAGGGAACCCACGGCGTAGATGGACAATATGAGGTCCACCTCCCCCGGCGCAATAAACAGTAGCGACACCAAATACGCCAAGGCAAGGGAAGAGTGGGGTGTTCTAAACTTCTTGTGGAGCTTCTTGAAAAAGGAGGGCATGAGCCCCTCGTCGGAGAGTATGTATGTCAGTCTCGTAAACGAGGTGTAGCCCGCCAGGGCTGCCACGGTCATTACCAGTACTATGCTCGCCGAGACAAGGTACTGAAGCGCGTGGTTGACCTTCTGTGCGAGGTACACGGGCGCTAGGGCTGGGTCTTGCAGATCCCCCGGCGCCAAGGCGCTCATGGCCGCGGCGGTTAGGCCGAGACCTATGAAGACTCCCATGCCGATTACCAATAGAGTTGCCTTCGGCACCTGTACGAGGGGCTCCCTGGCCTCCCCGGCGAGCTGGCCTATGGTATCCACGCCGGTGTAGCCCCGCGACGCGAGGGAAAACGCGAAGAAGAGGTTGGCCGCCACGACGCCGTCCCAGTTGAAGCTTGGCGGCGCCGCGGGGTAGGTGGCCAGTGCCACGACTATGACAGTGGCCATAATCACCACGTCGAAAACCGCCACCGCCTTGGCGAAATTAGCCGACTCCCTAATGCCAATGAGGGAGAGAGCGAAGAGAGCTGTCGAAATGGCTGCCGCGACTACGGCCTCGCTTGTCCCCACGCCCCAGATCTTGTGCAACACCTTGGCCGCGTCTATTGTCCCGTAGCTTATCATAATGATTTGGTCAAAGGCCAGCAACCAGACTGAGAGATAGGCAATTGTCTTTCCGAATGAGTACTTGACGTAGAGATAAGATCCTCCTGCTTCGGGAAACCTTGACCCCATTTCGCCGTATGACAACGCTATGGCCGCCATAAGCGCTATGCTGTACGCTACGGCAAAGAACCCGTACTGACCCCCGGAGAGAAGTAAAAACCCAAGAACGAAGTAGAAGGTTGATTGGATGTCTGAGTAAATTAGGGCAAACATCTCGAACACCCCCAGCTTCCGGCGCAACCAGTCGCGGTGGACAGCCACGGCCCTATTAACCCCCCTACATAAATCTTAGATCATCACACACGGAGCATCTCCTGTGCAAAGA from Pyrobaculum arsenaticum DSM 13514 includes:
- a CDS encoding APC family permease, with the protein product MAVHRDWLRRKLGVFEMFALIYSDIQSTFYFVLGFLLLSGGQYGFFAVAYSIALMAAIALSYGEMGSRFPEAGGSYLYVKYSFGKTIAYLSVWLLAFDQIIMISYGTIDAAKVLHKIWGVGTSEAVVAAAISTALFALSLIGIRESANFAKAVAVFDVVIMATVIVVALATYPAAPPSFNWDGVVAANLFFAFSLASRGYTGVDTIGQLAGEAREPLVQVPKATLLVIGMGVFIGLGLTAAAMSALAPGDLQDPALAPVYLAQKVNHALQYLVSASIVLVMTVAALAGYTSFTRLTYILSDEGLMPSFFKKLHKKFRTPHSSLALAYLVSLLFIAPGEVDLILSIYAVGSLTNYMLVALALAKAARSGTLYGAFKTPLIRGIPLSALLAIVMVTVGLALTILEKYPYLWIIGVWAAAGALFYAAVAHRSGKTGNRGTSTTTNSR